A window from Photobacterium sp. DA100 encodes these proteins:
- a CDS encoding alpha/beta fold hydrolase yields MKTFTINTQTMHYQDIGEGPVIVFGHSYLWDSSMWAPQVEVLSQSHRCIVPEFWGHGASAAAPESTRSLKDYANDVLSLLDYLEIDTFSLVGLSSGGMWATELVVNAPARVTSLVLMDTFVGLEPEVVHTKYFAKLAEIEENATITSDIVDFFDERQFAALEKDSPLRTAFRQRLLTADKERALALAKVGRMVFGRRDMFEYAEMFALPTLIMVGAQDRMRPVLESQLMHDGITGSEFVLIPNAGHISNLEQADLVTEKLQQFFAKHLSR; encoded by the coding sequence ATGAAAACTTTTACTATTAATACGCAGACCATGCATTATCAGGATATTGGCGAAGGCCCTGTCATTGTCTTCGGCCATAGCTATTTGTGGGACAGCTCAATGTGGGCGCCGCAAGTTGAGGTATTAAGTCAGTCTCACCGCTGCATAGTACCGGAATTCTGGGGCCACGGGGCTTCTGCGGCAGCGCCAGAATCAACGCGTAGCTTGAAAGATTACGCCAATGACGTACTTAGTTTGCTCGACTACTTGGAGATTGACACGTTTTCACTGGTTGGGTTGTCATCCGGTGGTATGTGGGCGACAGAGCTGGTAGTTAATGCGCCTGCCCGGGTCACGAGCCTGGTACTGATGGATACCTTCGTGGGTCTTGAGCCGGAAGTCGTCCATACCAAGTATTTTGCAAAGCTGGCAGAGATTGAAGAGAATGCGACGATAACATCTGACATCGTAGACTTTTTCGATGAGCGTCAGTTTGCAGCGCTCGAGAAAGATAGTCCTTTACGTACTGCATTCCGCCAGAGGTTGCTTACAGCAGATAAAGAAAGGGCATTGGCATTGGCTAAGGTGGGGCGAATGGTGTTCGGCCGTCGTGACATGTTTGAATATGCTGAAATGTTTGCGTTACCGACACTCATTATGGTGGGCGCGCAAGACCGTATGCGTCCCGTTCTCGAGTCGCAGCTTATGCACGATGGCATTACGGGCAGCGAGTTTGTTTTGATTCCGAACGCGGGCCACATTAGTAATTTAGAGCAGGCTGATTTGGTTACGGAAAAACTACAGCAGTTCTTCGCTAAGCATTTAAGCCGATAA
- a CDS encoding MATE family efflux transporter has product MPSKLQLQPSSETPLGRQLFDMTWPMLFGVLSLMSFQLVDSAFIGQLGVLPLAAQGFTLPMQMVIIGLQVGLGIATTSLISRVLGVGDYQRAKQLGGLVVITGAASVLMICLFIWFTRGGILQLLSAPEDVYAVIDVYWPVWLASSWCGAMLYFAYSLCRANGNTMLPGIMMVVTSLLNMALDPLFIFTFDMGLVGAAWATVVAFSVGMIAVYPKVVQRHWLSFDWNGLDIFASVKELLNIMAPAMLSQLLPPVSSMLATKLVAGFGAATVAAWALGSRLEFFSIVIILALTMSMPPMVGRWLGKGELEKIKSLVSLAVKFILVWQLAIAVLLFISISPLTSLLTSEAEVARILALHLTWVPLSLGPLGICMLMVSVCNALTMPMRALVISALRLFACFLPLLWIGANYGGIQGLFLGAMLGNVLAGAVAWGCYQRGMRAVETKFAVRC; this is encoded by the coding sequence ATGCCTTCAAAATTACAACTACAGCCTTCTTCTGAAACGCCGCTTGGCCGCCAGTTGTTTGATATGACTTGGCCGATGTTATTTGGCGTACTTTCTCTTATGAGCTTCCAGTTGGTTGACAGTGCTTTCATCGGACAACTGGGTGTCTTGCCGCTCGCCGCTCAAGGATTCACCTTACCAATGCAAATGGTGATCATCGGTCTTCAGGTGGGATTAGGTATTGCAACGACCTCATTGATCTCACGTGTTTTGGGAGTCGGTGATTACCAGCGAGCCAAGCAACTTGGTGGTTTAGTGGTCATTACGGGTGCGGCCAGTGTGCTGATGATATGCCTATTTATCTGGTTTACTCGCGGTGGGATCTTACAGTTGCTCAGCGCTCCCGAAGATGTATATGCGGTCATTGATGTTTACTGGCCCGTCTGGTTAGCAAGCTCATGGTGTGGGGCGATGCTATATTTTGCTTACAGCTTGTGTCGTGCCAATGGTAATACGATGCTACCGGGCATCATGATGGTGGTAACCAGTTTGCTGAATATGGCACTCGATCCCTTGTTCATTTTCACTTTCGATATGGGGCTGGTCGGTGCTGCTTGGGCAACCGTCGTCGCTTTCTCTGTTGGTATGATAGCGGTATACCCAAAAGTGGTTCAGCGTCATTGGTTAAGTTTTGACTGGAACGGTTTGGATATTTTTGCCTCGGTGAAAGAGCTGTTAAATATTATGGCGCCGGCAATGCTCAGCCAGCTGCTTCCTCCAGTTTCATCGATGCTAGCAACAAAGTTAGTCGCGGGGTTCGGCGCGGCAACGGTTGCGGCCTGGGCCTTGGGATCGAGATTGGAATTTTTCTCGATAGTCATTATTCTTGCACTGACTATGTCGATGCCGCCAATGGTAGGGCGTTGGCTGGGCAAGGGGGAGCTAGAGAAGATCAAGTCTTTGGTTTCTCTGGCGGTTAAATTTATTTTAGTGTGGCAATTGGCAATCGCCGTCCTGCTGTTTATCTCTATCTCGCCGTTAACTTCTTTACTGACCAGCGAAGCTGAAGTGGCCCGTATTCTTGCTCTTCACTTAACTTGGGTGCCATTGAGCCTTGGTCCTTTGGGTATTTGTATGTTGATGGTGTCTGTTTGTAACGCGCTGACGATGCCAATGCGTGCGCTGGTTATATCGGCCCTGCGCTTGTTTGCTTGTTTTTTGCCGCTACTGTGGATAGGGGCAAATTACGGCGGGATCCAGGGGCTTTTCTTGGGTGCGATGTTAGGCAATGTTTTGGCTGGTGCCGTTGCCTGGGGATGTTATCAGCGCGGTATGCGTGCTGTTGAAACAAAGTTTGCCGTACGTTGTTAG
- a CDS encoding nucleoside triphosphate pyrophosphohydrolase family protein, protein MKLSVLDQALFDHLYRDIREFRNTFDLDIESPSSLNEQADALHTSLAVEELTELAEADSLVEQADAIVDSVYVLMGRLVHLGDDKVESNIGISYLIDLLLQIAKRLGFDFVACWDEVHSSNMSKVCRNEQEFEETKGFYAEQGVEIVGSQKGEFIIAKCAKDVDLGGKLVRQGKVLKSVYYRPADLVKLVTA, encoded by the coding sequence ATGAAGCTGTCTGTTTTGGATCAAGCACTGTTCGATCACCTTTACCGTGATATTCGTGAATTTCGTAATACTTTTGACTTGGATATCGAGTCGCCTTCCAGTTTGAACGAACAGGCTGATGCATTACATACATCATTGGCGGTCGAAGAATTGACCGAACTGGCAGAAGCCGATTCATTGGTTGAGCAGGCCGATGCGATTGTTGATTCAGTCTATGTTCTGATGGGACGCCTAGTACACCTTGGTGATGACAAAGTAGAGTCTAATATTGGTATCAGTTACCTGATTGACTTGCTGCTGCAGATCGCCAAGCGCCTGGGCTTTGATTTTGTTGCTTGCTGGGATGAAGTGCACTCCAGCAATATGAGCAAAGTTTGCCGTAACGAACAAGAATTCGAAGAGACCAAGGGTTTCTATGCCGAGCAGGGTGTTGAAATTGTGGGTAGCCAGAAGGGTGAATTCATTATTGCCAAATGCGCCAAAGACGTTGACCTTGGTGGCAAACTGGTCCGCCAGGGTAAAGTTCTAAAATCAGTCTACTATCGACCAGCAGATTTGGTTAAGCTGGTGACAGCGTAA